One segment of Massilia sp. Se16.2.3 DNA contains the following:
- a CDS encoding group II truncated hemoglobin codes for MSENQTLYEIIGGEARLRELVDRFYDLMELEPEFAGIHAMHPKPNDGSREKLFMFLSGWMGGPDLFVERHGHPRLRARHLPFAIGTQERDQWLRAMAWAMEDIGMDDDIRLRLMQSFYQTADWMRNKAD; via the coding sequence ATGTCCGAGAACCAAACCCTGTACGAAATCATCGGCGGCGAAGCCCGCTTGCGCGAACTGGTCGACCGCTTCTACGACCTGATGGAACTGGAGCCGGAGTTCGCCGGCATCCACGCCATGCACCCGAAACCCAACGACGGCTCGCGCGAAAAACTGTTCATGTTCCTGTCCGGCTGGATGGGCGGCCCCGACCTGTTCGTGGAGCGTCATGGCCACCCACGCCTGCGCGCCCGTCACCTGCCATTCGCCATCGGCACGCAGGAGCGCGACCAGTGGCTGCGCGCGATGGCCTGGGCGATGGAAGACATCGGCATGGACGACGATATCCGCCTGCGCCTGATGCAGTCCTTCTACCAGACCGCCGACTGGATGCGCAATAAAGCGGATTGA
- a CDS encoding adenosine deaminase, producing MLTEQLRQIIQRMPKAELHIHIEGSLEPELIFALAQRNGVSLPYPSVEALRQAYAFSDLQSFLDIYYAGASVLLTEQDFYDMTAAYLQRAASDNVRHTELFFDPQTHTARGVPFETVINGIWRACQDGPISAGLIMCFLRHLSEEEALATLDEALPHRDKFIGVGLDSSEVGHPPEKFARVFERARQLGLRLVAHAGEEGPPAYIESALDVLNVERIDHGVRCLESPELVERLAREHMALTVCPLSNIKLRVFDVMGSHNLRTLLDKGLAATVNSDDPAYFGGYMNDNFIAAFDALPLDITHARQLAHNSFAAAFLGPEQKRAFLAEVDQFFANA from the coding sequence ATGCTGACCGAGCAGCTGCGCCAGATCATCCAACGGATGCCGAAAGCCGAATTGCACATCCACATCGAGGGCTCGCTGGAGCCGGAACTGATCTTTGCGCTGGCACAAAGGAACGGTGTATCGCTGCCTTATCCATCGGTCGAAGCGTTGCGCCAGGCCTACGCATTCAGCGATTTGCAGTCCTTTCTCGACATCTATTACGCTGGCGCCAGTGTGCTCCTGACCGAGCAGGATTTCTACGACATGACCGCGGCCTACTTGCAAAGGGCGGCGTCTGACAACGTTCGACACACAGAACTCTTTTTCGATCCCCAAACCCACACGGCGCGTGGTGTGCCCTTCGAGACCGTGATCAACGGCATCTGGCGAGCCTGCCAGGATGGGCCCATCAGCGCGGGCCTGATCATGTGTTTCCTGCGCCACCTGTCGGAAGAAGAGGCCCTGGCCACGCTCGACGAGGCGCTGCCGCACCGGGACAAGTTCATCGGCGTCGGCCTCGATTCGTCCGAGGTCGGCCACCCGCCGGAGAAGTTCGCGCGTGTCTTCGAGCGCGCCCGCCAGCTCGGCCTGCGCCTGGTCGCGCATGCGGGCGAGGAGGGGCCGCCGGCCTATATCGAAAGCGCACTGGACGTGTTGAATGTCGAGCGCATCGACCACGGCGTGCGCTGCCTGGAGAGCCCCGAGCTGGTCGAGCGCCTGGCGCGCGAGCACATGGCCTTGACTGTCTGCCCGCTGTCGAACATCAAGCTGCGCGTGTTCGACGTGATGGGCTCGCACAACCTGCGCACCCTGCTCGACAAGGGCCTGGCGGCCACCGTCAATTCCGACGACCCCGCCTATTTCGGCGGCTACATGAACGACAATTTCATCGCGGCCTTCGACGCCTTGCCGCTGGATATCACGCATGCGCGCCAGCTGGCCCACAACAGCTTTGCCGCCGCCTTCCTGGGGCCCGAGCAGAAGCGCGCCTTCCTGGCTGAAGTCGACCAGTTCTTCGCCAACGCATAA